Genomic DNA from Pistricoccus aurantiacus:
CCGCTGTCGCCGATCAGCACGAAGGGCAGGTCGTCGTAAAGCGCCAGCATCTGCTCGATCAGCTTGCGCTTGTGGTCCACCGCCTGGCGGGGCAGGGGGTTCTGCAGGGTCATGCCCCAGTCCCGCAGAAAAAGAATCGGCCCCACCGGGATGTGGTTGCGCTGAAAGAAGGCCTCGAGCACTTCGTAGATACCCCAGGGACCCCGGGAGACGTAGAGCATCGGGCGATCGCGGTTGCCGTCCGGCCCTTCGAAGAGTGCCTGGTAAAAGGTCGCGACACCGGGAAAGGCGGTGCGGCGTTCCGCGGTTTCGAAGAACAGCCGGTAGATCATCTTGAATTTGTTGGCGACCCCGGTATACATCACCGTGTCGTCGATATCGCTGATGACCACCAGGTCGGCGCTGGCCGGAGGCACGTAGATTTCCGCCTGGGTCTCGATGGTGTCCGGCTGGCGCTTGGCGTGCTCGATCGCGACTTCGAGTGTGGCCCGATGCCAGCTTTTTTCGTTATCCAGCGGTGTATCCAGCTTCATGTGAATATCGAAGTAGCCGTCCTTGCCGGTGGAAACGGTGAGCTTGCTGTCGTTGAGCTTGAGCGTCACCTGGGCGTTGCCCACGCCCCAGCGCAGGGTCCGTCGCAGCAGGTCGACCAGGTCCCGGAGCAGCGAGCCTTCCGCCAGGGACTGGCCGAACCCCGGCTGGCGAAAGACCCGGCCCAGTACGTAGATCTCTTGCGCCGAGCCGTAGCCCCGATAGGCTTGCACCACCACGCCTCCCCGACCGTGGTCGGCTTTCATCGGCTTGGTGGCAACGTGTAGCAGCTTGCGTAACGCTCTTCCTGGCGTGCGGCGCGATACCATAGGCGGTTCTCGTGATTGGCAAGATGAGGCGAGTTGGCGGCTCATGTAAAAAACGGTTCGACTTGAAACAGTCTGGCATAAAAAATGCCCGGTCGGGAAATTCCCGCCGGGCACGCTGTCGGTCGTTCGAGTCGGCAATCAGGCGTGCTGATCGCTATGGCGACCCTCGCCGATTTCCTCGATCAGTTTGCTGCAGAACGCATCCAGGTCGTCCGGCTTGCGGCTGGTGACCAGGCCGTTGTCCACGACCACTTCCTGATCGGACCAGTGGGCGCCGGCATTCTTCAGGTCTTGGGAAATGGAAGGATATGAGGTCATGGAACGACCTTCGACCACCCCGGCATTGATCAAAATCCAAGGGCCGTGACAGATGGCGCCGACGGGCTTGCCCGCTTCGAAGAAATGTCTGGTAAAGCGCAGGGCATCATCATTCTGGCGCAGAGTATCCGGATTGAACAGGCCGCCGGGGAGCATCAGAGCGTGATAGTCGGCGACGTTCGCTTCGCTCAGGGCCTTGTCGACGTCGTAGGTATCACCCCAGTCCGTGCTGGCCCAAGCGCGAATACCCTTGGCATCCGGGGCGATCACGTGCACCGTGGCACCGGCGCTTTCCAGCTTGGCCTTGGGAACCGACAGCTCGGATTCCTCGAAACCGTCGGTGGCGAGAATAGCAACACGTTTTCCATTCAACTGCTGAGTCATGGCAACCTCCTTGCGGCACATGGTGAGTCGCGGCGTCTTGCCGTCGCGACTCATGACAACATTGGGATGCTTGAAAATCTATCAAGGGGGTATGACCTCACTCCTTCGCTCAAGCCTAGGTCATCACGCCTAGCCTAGGTAGGCGTTGAGCATCCACAGGGTCTTTTCCTGCTCGCGAATATAGTCGCTGGCTTGCGAGGCGGTGCCTTCGTCGTCTGCGTCGGACGCCAGGGACAGAATTTCCCGCTGCAGCTCGATCAGCACCTGATAGCCTTTGACGACGCTGCGCACGCAGTCCTCGCCACCGGCCACATTCTTGTCTTCCTCGATCGTGGAAATCCGACCATAGTCGCTGTAGGCGTGCAGGGGCTGATGACCCAGCGTCAAGATGCGCTCCGCGACTTCATCGATCTTGGTCAACAGGTCCGTATAGAATTCTTCGAATTTGGCGTGCAGCTCGAAGAACTGCGGGCCTTTCACGTTCCAGTGATAGCCCCGCACGTTCATGTAAAAGATCTGGTAGTTGGCCAGCAGCGTGTTGAGCTTTTCCGCTAGCTGATTGGCGCTGGAAGTTTGCAGGCCGATCGTATTGATATCGCTGTCCTGATGTGCCATCGAAATTCTCCTGAGCCTTGGTAACAAGTTGATATCAACAAGCCTATAAGTTTACGTATCGAGACTAAAGTCAATCCTCGCCATCGCTATCATAGGTAATACTCATGACATTGCGACGCCGCGAGCTACCGGACTCAGCGCACGACCATGACCGAACATGGCGCATGGCGAACGATGCTCTCCGAGTCGTGACCCAGCAGAACCCGCGCGAGAGATTCCCGTCCGCGGTTACCCACCACGAGCAGCCCCACCCCGATTTCTTCCGCCAGACGCACGACTTCGGTGTCCACGCGCCCCATCCGCAGGTGCGCCACTACCGCCTTGGCGCCGCCGGCTCTGGCCTTTTCGACCTCTTGATCCAGCCGTCTCTGGTTTTCCTGTTTCAATCGGCCGTACTGCCTCTCCGAAAGCGTGTCCGGGTGCGTCCAGGGCGAAATGAGGCCGACCAGAAGCAGATGCAGCTCCGATCTCGTGGCGTCACAGAGTTCGACCGCCTGAGTGATGGCACGGTCCGAGGCGGCCGATCCGTCGACCGCCACCATGATCTTCGTGGGATACATTTTCATTGTTTGTCTCCGACACGTTGTCGATGATCTGATCCCGACCGCTGGGCATTATCGCGCTAGAGAGCGTCATCCCCGCCTGTCGAGAATCAGCTGCAGCTCGCGCTGCAGCTGACGCACGGCCTGCTGGCCGGTCAGTTCGCCGCGCAGCACGCGATTGAACCCAATCGCCAGGCGCTGGGACATGGCCGCGTAATACGGTGTGACCGGGCGCAGCCGGGCATCGTCGATCGCGCGGCGGCCAAGCGTCATGACCGGCACCTGCTCGAGCAGCTGCTCATCGTCGTACAGGACCTCGAGCGTGGGCAGAAACCCGCCGTCGCGGGCGCGCTGTTTCTGGCGCTCGGCAGAGGCAGCGAAGCGGATGAATTCCCAGGCCGCGTCCTGCTTCGACGATCGAGCATTGATCATCAGATTCCAGCCCCCCAGACAGCTATAGGAATTACGCTCCGGGTTGACCCTCGGAATGGGGGCGATGCCGACCTGATCGGCGCTGAGCCGCGAGCCCTCTTCGTCGATCAAGCCGTAGACGAACGGCCAGCTGCGCATGAAGACAGCGTCGCCGTTCAGAAACGCTCGGGTGGTGTCTTCTTCACGAAAATTCGCCACCTCCCGGGGGACGACGCCGCTTTCGATCAATTCCCTTGCGATGCTCACCCCTCGCGCCGAATCCGCGCTGTTGATCATGATGACGTTGGGAGAGCTCACGTCCATGCCGAAGGCCGCGGCGGTCGACAGATTGCCGGTGAGCACACGTCCGCCGGCGCTCCACAAGAATTCCAGCATGCTGGCGACGCCACCCTCGTACTGGGCGCCCTGGAAAACGAAACCGTACTTCGTGCCGGCCTTGTCACGGGCATCGCTTGCCATCCGCGCAAGCTCGTCCCAGGTCGCGGGCGGCTTGTCGTGCCCGGCAGATTCAAGCAGATCGCGGCGATAGTAGAGCATGCCGGCGGCGGTGAACCAGGGCACGCCCCAGAGTCGATTGCGATAACCTGCTGAATCGAGGGGCGCGTTCAGGAAATCGCCAGGTGAGTAGACATCGTTGAAGCGGGCGGTCAGATCCGTGACGTAGCCGCGACTGGCAAAGGCAGCGGTCCAGACCATGTCGCCGCCGAACACGTCGATGCGGCGGGCGTCGACCTCGAAATCCGACACGAGCTGGCGGTAGAAGTCGTTCGTGGAGCGTGGCATCACCTGATAGCGCACGCGAATCCTGCCCTCGTACTGCTGATTGAACGCCTTGATCAGCGCCTGGAGGCTTCCCGAATCGTCCGGGCCGAAAGCGAAGGTGAGCTCTTCGGATTCGTTGGCCGCGATAGTACCCAAGGGGGAGATGCCCAGCACGGCCATGCCGCCGAGACCCAGGCCGCCCAGCAGCAGGCGGCGTCGAATGGCATCCGGGTATGCAGACAGGTTTTTATCGATTGGCGGTTTCATGGGGTGTCCTCCTTGGACGCCGGCGTTACCAGAACCAGATGACGATGATCGCGGTGACGACCATCAGCACCAGCGACTGGTAGCGATAGTTCTGCCAGGCCGGTTTGGCTGCCAGATCCTTGGACTCGTCTTTCAAGATCCGCGTTGTCCAGATCAGCTCATCGACTTCCTCGCCGGGCTTGTGCTGAGTCACCAGGCTGACGCCGATGATCAGCGCCAGACCGATGAAGAGCAGCACGCTGGCAGAATAGAGAAAATGAAAGTCCACCAGACCGCCTACCTGGATGGTGAAAAATCCCAGGATGCCGATCCCCAGGCCACCCACGAACGCGGCGAATGCGCCGGCGGGGGTGGCGCCGCGCCAGAGAATACCGACGAAGAAGATCGCGACCACCGGCGGCGTCACGTAGGCCAGGATCGACTGGAAATAGCTCCACAGGGACTGGAAGTGGATGATCTGCGGCGCCCAGAGCACGACGATCAGCATGACGGCCACGGTGGTCATCTGACCGATGCGCACCAGGGCAGCGTCGCTGGTGTGCGGCCGCAATGGTTTGACAAAGTCCATGGTCACCATGGTCGACACCGAGTTGAGAATCGAATCGACGGTGGAAGTGATCGCGGCAATCAGCGCCGCCAGCACGATGCCGCGCAGCACGATGGGCAGCAGATCGAAGGCGATGGTCGGAAAGGCCAGATCCGGCGTCTTCAGATCCGGATACAGCGTCAGCGCCATCAGCCCTGGCAGGATCATGAGAAACAGCGAGGTGAGTTTCAGGAAACCGGCGAAGATCGAACCCCAGCGGCCGTGATCCAGGGTCTTGGCGCCCAGGGTGCGCTGCACGATCAGCTGGTTGTTGGCCCAGAAATAGATGCCGATGATCAGCACCCCGAACAGACCGGGCCAGGGCAGGCTGGGATCGTCGATGGGCCGTATGATGCTCATGCCGTTTTCCGGGGCGGCCTGGACCATGGCGTCCCAGGAGGGGATCGCATAGAGCCCGGCAGCGAGCACCAGGGCCGCGCCGAGCAGCAGCACACAGGCCTGGATGGTGTCGCTGATCACCACCGCGCCGAGCCCGCCGAAGAATGACATGATGCCGGCAAGTATCGTCAGGATAAGCACGCCGACCCAGAGATCGATGCTCGGGAAAAGCGTCTGGATCACCAGCCCCCCGGCGTAGAGCGCACCCGCGCAGTCGAGAAAGATACTCAGAAAGATCAGCATGCCGGCGAATATGTAGCGCGAGCGGGAATCGAAGCGGCGTTCGAGAAATTCCGGCATGGTGAACACACCGGAGCGCAGATAAAACGGCAAGAGCATGAAGATGAAGACGACCAGCGCCACCGCGGCAATCCACTCATAGCTGTAGACCGCGATCCCCGAGCTGTAGCCTGCGCCCGCCATGCCCACGAAGGAGGAGCCGGACATGTTGGTCGCAAACAGCGAAAAACCGATCATCGGCCAGACGAAGTTGCGACCGCCCAGAAAGAAACCGCCCGTATCCGATTTCTTGCCCCGGTTGAGCCATAGCGGGATGGCGCGACTGGCAATCAGATAGATGACGACGACAGTGATATCAATCCATGTGATATTGAAATCTTGCACGATTAATCTCCATTTTTGGATCCCGAACGTCCTTGAATGTCACGATCGCCGCCGGTCTAAATCGTTTTAGATATTAGTGGCTGAATTTCATCTCTCGGGTATTGGCTGTCTTTCCAGCTTACGCCTCCATCTGCAGCCTAAGCTCCAAGCGTGCTTATGCAGTCTAGTTCAATGAAGTTTCCGGTCACCCATTAACAATTAGTCGAAACTTGCTGATTCGAGCGTTGGGCGGTTCGGTATCGAGTTAATGCACTGAAGAAAGCCTAGGCGCGCTGGCGAAAAGCCCTTGGCGGGCTTGCTAAGGAGCCCTCGGCGGGTTCGTAAAGAGCCCTCAGCGGATTTGTAAAAAAAGCCGCAGGATGTTTTCGCAGCGATCCGCCATCAGCTCACCGGAACGGGAGAGCGCTTCGTCGAGATCCATGGGGCCATCCGCCAGGGCGAAAGCGGCGGTGATGCCTTCTTCATAGGCGGCTTTCCAGCCGTCTCCCAAGCGCCCAGCCAATACCACCACCGGCACGTTCTTTGCCTTGGCGGCCCGGGCGATACCCACCGGGGTCTTGCCGGAAAGGCTCTGGCCGTCCAGTTGACCCTCGCCGGTGATCACCAGGTCCGCGCCGTCGAGCAGGGCGTCGAAGCCGACCTGTTCGATGACCAGTTCGATACCCGGGCGCAGCTCGGCGCCGAGAAACGCTCGAGCGGCGAACCCCATGCCCCCGGCGGCACCGGCGCCGGCCAGGCCCCGATGATCCTCGCCCAATGACCGGGCGGCCAGGTCGGCGAAATGCGCAAGCGCCTTGTCGAGACGCTGAACGTCTTCCGGCGTGGCGCCCTTCTGGGGACCGAACACGGCGCTGGCGCCGCGCTCGCCGAGCAGCGGATTGTCCACGTCCACGGCGGTCTCGACGGTGAGTTTCTCGAGCCGCGGGTCTAGGGTGGACAGGTCCAGGGTAGCCAGGTTTTCCAGGGCGGCGCCGCCGGCGGGCAGCGCCTCGCCCTTATCGTCCAGCAGTTTCGCGCCCAGTGCCTTGAGCATGCCGGCGCCGCCGTCGTTGGTGGCGCTGCCGCCCAGGGTCAGCAGCAGGTGGGTCGCTCCGGCATCCAGGGCTTCGCGAATCAGTTCACCGACGCCGAAGGTGGTGCTGTGCAGGGCGGTGCGTTCCTCCCGGGAAATCTGCTGCAAGCCGCTGGCTTCCGCC
This window encodes:
- a CDS encoding App1 family protein codes for the protein MVSRRTPGRALRKLLHVATKPMKADHGRGGVVVQAYRGYGSAQEIYVLGRVFRQPGFGQSLAEGSLLRDLVDLLRRTLRWGVGNAQVTLKLNDSKLTVSTGKDGYFDIHMKLDTPLDNEKSWHRATLEVAIEHAKRQPDTIETQAEIYVPPASADLVVISDIDDTVMYTGVANKFKMIYRLFFETAERRTAFPGVATFYQALFEGPDGNRDRPMLYVSRGPWGIYEVLEAFFQRNHIPVGPILFLRDWGMTLQNPLPRQAVDHKRKLIEQMLALYDDLPFVLIGDSGQHDPEVYVQIVEQYPGRIRAIYIRNINHDESRDAAIARLADQVAKNDCELLLAKSSQQMASHASELGLIAPESVERVRARSYKEAQRPI
- a CDS encoding type 1 glutamine amidotransferase domain-containing protein, whose product is MTQQLNGKRVAILATDGFEESELSVPKAKLESAGATVHVIAPDAKGIRAWASTDWGDTYDVDKALSEANVADYHALMLPGGLFNPDTLRQNDDALRFTRHFFEAGKPVGAICHGPWILINAGVVEGRSMTSYPSISQDLKNAGAHWSDQEVVVDNGLVTSRKPDDLDAFCSKLIEEIGEGRHSDQHA
- a CDS encoding Dps family protein, yielding MAHQDSDINTIGLQTSSANQLAEKLNTLLANYQIFYMNVRGYHWNVKGPQFFELHAKFEEFYTDLLTKIDEVAERILTLGHQPLHAYSDYGRISTIEEDKNVAGGEDCVRSVVKGYQVLIELQREILSLASDADDEGTASQASDYIREQEKTLWMLNAYLG
- a CDS encoding universal stress protein: MKMYPTKIMVAVDGSAASDRAITQAVELCDATRSELHLLLVGLISPWTHPDTLSERQYGRLKQENQRRLDQEVEKARAGGAKAVVAHLRMGRVDTEVVRLAEEIGVGLLVVGNRGRESLARVLLGHDSESIVRHAPCSVMVVR
- a CDS encoding ABC transporter substrate-binding protein, translated to MKPPIDKNLSAYPDAIRRRLLLGGLGLGGMAVLGISPLGTIAANESEELTFAFGPDDSGSLQALIKAFNQQYEGRIRVRYQVMPRSTNDFYRQLVSDFEVDARRIDVFGGDMVWTAAFASRGYVTDLTARFNDVYSPGDFLNAPLDSAGYRNRLWGVPWFTAAGMLYYRRDLLESAGHDKPPATWDELARMASDARDKAGTKYGFVFQGAQYEGGVASMLEFLWSAGGRVLTGNLSTAAAFGMDVSSPNVIMINSADSARGVSIARELIESGVVPREVANFREEDTTRAFLNGDAVFMRSWPFVYGLIDEEGSRLSADQVGIAPIPRVNPERNSYSCLGGWNLMINARSSKQDAAWEFIRFAASAERQKQRARDGGFLPTLEVLYDDEQLLEQVPVMTLGRRAIDDARLRPVTPYYAAMSQRLAIGFNRVLRGELTGQQAVRQLQRELQLILDRRG
- a CDS encoding sodium:solute symporter translates to MQDFNITWIDITVVVIYLIASRAIPLWLNRGKKSDTGGFFLGGRNFVWPMIGFSLFATNMSGSSFVGMAGAGYSSGIAVYSYEWIAAVALVVFIFMLLPFYLRSGVFTMPEFLERRFDSRSRYIFAGMLIFLSIFLDCAGALYAGGLVIQTLFPSIDLWVGVLILTILAGIMSFFGGLGAVVISDTIQACVLLLGAALVLAAGLYAIPSWDAMVQAAPENGMSIIRPIDDPSLPWPGLFGVLIIGIYFWANNQLIVQRTLGAKTLDHGRWGSIFAGFLKLTSLFLMILPGLMALTLYPDLKTPDLAFPTIAFDLLPIVLRGIVLAALIAAITSTVDSILNSVSTMVTMDFVKPLRPHTSDAALVRIGQMTTVAVMLIVVLWAPQIIHFQSLWSYFQSILAYVTPPVVAIFFVGILWRGATPAGAFAAFVGGLGIGILGFFTIQVGGLVDFHFLYSASVLLFIGLALIIGVSLVTQHKPGEEVDELIWTTRILKDESKDLAAKPAWQNYRYQSLVLMVVTAIIVIWFW
- a CDS encoding glycerate kinase, coding for MKILIAPDSYKDALPASAAAKAMAEGVRRACPKADVVCCPMGDGGEGTLEAMLASTGAEARTAKVQDALGRPIDATWGWHAQSRTAFVELAEASGLQQISREERTALHSTTFGVGELIREALDAGATHLLLTLGGSATNDGGAGMLKALGAKLLDDKGEALPAGGAALENLATLDLSTLDPRLEKLTVETAVDVDNPLLGERGASAVFGPQKGATPEDVQRLDKALAHFADLAARSLGEDHRGLAGAGAAGGMGFAARAFLGAELRPGIELVIEQVGFDALLDGADLVITGEGQLDGQSLSGKTPVGIARAAKAKNVPVVVLAGRLGDGWKAAYEEGITAAFALADGPMDLDEALSRSGELMADRCENILRLFLQIR